Proteins from one Bufo gargarizans isolate SCDJY-AF-19 chromosome 8, ASM1485885v1, whole genome shotgun sequence genomic window:
- the LOC122945508 gene encoding NXPE family member 4-like, whose protein sequence is MGKPFIQILLIAIFLISFGWYRSLFQDSLRHLLQTCLAPTNHDQPSTKEASPPPKTELQLEIDRIYNKIEKLIPVVTFTHFNQTTSGRNSKVSLVDPRKTYCVGEDFVVRVDMFDHLGNRKTYGGDFIRPRLISQELGASVSGILEDFKNGSYHVHFPLYWAGKVKVNILLFYPSEGVAALWRSRHSSQGVVGFEGKFEKFGKVAVTKCGFKLSNKDGKEICEYHDPLYEEVYHCYKVPNFTCESLNEMRGYDLHASYLTPVEQQIFQRSNIVIQIQSEVPPITVNQCNALGKAALPKCQTGMSSPLPSGYFYKKIWNPVYCNMTVYRTGDDFIKCLQGKKLFLIGDSTLRQFMMHFTEGINIVKYFRYHRSGWTGWALTLEALNMEKDIYVSYKRHGFPLEHNGFYYFKEDLYTSRQIDQRAGGKDTIFVITMGQHFRQFPLKIFIRRAVNIRRALERLFLRSPDTKVIIKTENTREIYASVERQGDFHGYTQYLVLKEVFQGINVGFVDAWDMTVASATMTVHPPGYTFASIMSLAFTFAC, encoded by the exons ATGGGTAAACCATTCATCCAAATACTACTGATTGCTATATTCCTCATAAGCTTTGGTTGGTACCGGAGCCTTTTCCAG GATTCTCTGAGACATTTACTTCAGACCTGTCTGGCACCCACCAATCATGACCAACCTTCAACTAAAGAGGCGAGTCCTCCACCAAAAACTGAGCTCCAACTAGAAATAGACAGAATATATAACAAAATTGAAAAACTCATCCCCGTTGTGACATTCACACACTTTAACCAAACCACAAGTGGAAGGAACAGTAAGGTGTCCCTTGTAGACCCCCGAAAGACGTACTGTGTTGGAGAAGACTTTGTGGTACGGGTTGATATGTTTGATCATTTGGGCAACAGGAAGACTTATGGAGGAGACTTCATAAGACCAAGACTCATCTCTCAAGAACTTGGAGCTTCTGTCTCAGGAATTTTGGAGGACTTTAAAAATGGGTCTTATCATGTTCACTTTCCATTGTACTGGGCCGGCAAGGTCAAAGTCAACATTCTTTTGTTCTACCCGAGTGAAGGGGTGGCCGCTCTCTGGAGGTCAAGACACTCCAGTCAAGGAGTTGTTGGTTTCGAGGGGAAATTTGAAAAGTTTGGTAAAGTTGCAGTGACTAAATGTGGTTTCAAGCTCTCCAATAAAGATGGGAAGGAGATCTGTGAGTACCACGACCCACTCTACGAGGAGGTCTACCACTGCTACAAAGTTCCAAATTTTACTTGTGAGAGTCTGAATGAAATGAGGGGTTATGACCTTCATGCCTCGTATCTTACCCCGGTGGAGCAGCAAATTTTTCAGAG GTCAAATATTGTTATACAAATCCAAAGTGAAGTTCCGCCAATCACAGTAAATCAGTGCAACG CCTTAGGAAAAGCCGCACTACCAAAGTGTCAGACTGGAATGAGCTCGCCTCTCCCGAGCGGATATTTCTACAAAAAAATCTGGAACCCGGTTTACTGTAACATGACGGTTTATAGAACGGGGGACGACTTCATTAAATGTCTGCAGGGAAAGAAGCTCTTTCTCATCGGAGATTCCACGTTACGTCAGTTCATGATGCACTTCACCGAGGGGATCAACA TAGTGAAGTACTTCCGATACCATCGCAGTGGATGGACCGGTTGGGCTTTGACACTGGAAGCATTGAACATGGAGAAGGATATATATGTTTCCTACAAGAGGCATGGATTCCCATTGGAACACAATGGCTTCTACTACTTCAAGGAGGACCTGTACACCAGTCGTCAGATTGACCAGCGTGCCGGGGGGAAGGATACCATTTTTGTGATTACAATGGGACAACATTTTAGACAGTTCCCTCTAAAAATTTTCATTCGACGAGCTGTCAACATCCGCAGAGCTCTGGAACGACTGTTCCTAAGGAGTCCCGACACCAAGGTCATCATAAAAACTGAAAACACCAGAGAGATCTATGCCTCAGTTGAAAGGCAAGGAGACTTCCATGGATACACTCAGTATCTGGTCCTCAAGGAAGTGTTTCAAGGGATCAATGTTGGCTTTGTGGATGCTTGGGACATGACGGTGGCATCGGCTACAATGACTGTACATCCTCCCGGTTATACATTTGCAAGTATAATGAGCCTGGCGTTCACCTTTGCTTGTTAA